The Sulfurihydrogenibium sp. YO3AOP1 genome has a window encoding:
- a CDS encoding EAL domain-containing protein gives MIDIFNPENLDAYFQPIVDMKNMKVVGFESLIRGINRENGEILSPKILFEKAKKDKVITEFDRLCRELAFKKYKEFGLDKDYFLYVNISSEAVDSFSIGTNWIKRRLDYYGINPRLVVVEINEAKINITENLLSVVKNYKEFGLNIAIDDFGTEHSNFDRLVYIDFNFLKLASVLIQDADKNEKKLKMLEVMNFLAYKFDTYLIAEGIESFEEAKILSDLGINYHQGFFYCKPMSNPLEAINIVANILNNQLEDKLAKSLIIK, from the coding sequence ATGATAGATATCTTTAATCCTGAAAATTTAGATGCGTATTTTCAGCCAATAGTAGATATGAAAAACATGAAAGTTGTAGGCTTTGAAAGTCTGATTCGTGGAATCAATAGAGAAAATGGAGAAATTCTGTCTCCAAAAATATTATTCGAAAAAGCTAAGAAGGATAAAGTAATAACAGAATTCGATAGGCTTTGCAGAGAGCTTGCTTTTAAAAAATACAAAGAGTTCGGTCTTGATAAGGATTATTTTTTGTATGTAAACATTAGCAGTGAAGCTGTAGATTCTTTTTCTATAGGTACAAATTGGATTAAAAGGAGATTAGATTACTATGGAATCAATCCAAGGTTAGTAGTTGTAGAAATAAACGAAGCAAAAATAAATATTACTGAAAACCTTTTAAGCGTTGTAAAAAATTATAAAGAGTTTGGTCTTAATATAGCCATAGATGACTTTGGAACAGAGCATTCTAACTTTGATAGATTGGTTTATATAGATTTCAACTTTTTAAAGTTAGCAAGTGTTTTAATACAAGATGCTGACAAGAATGAAAAAAAGCTTAAAATGTTAGAAGTTATGAATTTTTTAGCCTATAAATTTGATACTTACTTGATAGCTGAAGGTATTGAAAGTTTTGAAGAGGCAAAAATACTGTCAGATTTAGGCATAAATTACCATCAAGGATTTTTTTACTGTAAACCCATGTCAAACCCATTAGAGGCAATAAATATAGTTGCAAATATATTAAATAATCAATTAGAAGATAAATTGGCAAAATCTCTAATTATAAAATAA
- a CDS encoding transposase yields the protein MSGFKTRELPSDAFVLYIDAYHCDIKEKNKIRKASVYVVLGIDLQGNKDIFGFYTFFSSENKADWIKVFNDLIDRGLKRVMLIVSDDFPGITKAIETLFPYTDHQLCLVHLQRNVRNQMDKEDSQVFNKELKNIKENSLDYEDGLEKLDDLCGRFKSKYPSFIKHIQSNKERYLCFLKYPENLRKHIYTTNPVESVNSMIEKVRINLGGYFQSVDILEINLLIQRDNLKNGKWKKPIPAFKGVSYEILQLFNKKFSIQTQNY from the coding sequence TTGAGTGGCTTTAAAACAAGAGAGCTTCCATCGGATGCATTTGTACTGTATATAGACGCATATCACTGTGATATAAAAGAGAAAAACAAAATCAGAAAGGCTTCTGTCTATGTAGTTCTTGGAATAGATTTACAAGGAAATAAAGATATATTTGGATTTTATACATTTTTCAGTAGTGAAAATAAAGCAGACTGGATAAAAGTATTCAATGATTTAATAGATAGAGGACTAAAAAGGGTAATGCTTATAGTAAGTGATGATTTTCCTGGGATAACAAAAGCCATAGAAACACTATTTCCTTATACAGACCATCAGCTATGTTTAGTCCATTTACAAAGAAACGTTAGAAATCAGATGGATAAAGAAGATTCACAAGTATTTAACAAAGAACTGAAAAACATAAAAGAAAACAGCTTAGATTATGAAGATGGATTAGAAAAATTAGATGATTTATGCGGTAGATTTAAGTCTAAATATCCAAGCTTTATAAAACATATTCAATCTAACAAAGAGAGATACTTATGTTTTTTAAAATATCCAGAAAATCTAAGAAAACACATATACACAACAAATCCAGTTGAAAGTGTTAATAGCATGATAGAAAAGGTAAGAATAAATTTAGGTGGATATTTTCAATCTGTGGACATTCTTGAGATAAATCTGCTTATACAAAGAGACAATTTAAAGAATGGAAAATGGAAAAAGCCTATACCTGCTTTTAAAGGAGTCTCTTATGAAATTTTACAATTGTTTAATAAAAAGTTTTCAATCCAGACACAAAATTATTGA
- a CDS encoding PhoX family phosphatase: MDNYFGDILEKAISRRDLFKIGGILGLSGLFNIGYSKDIQTSVKNYKNLSFITIYPNTKDEITIPEGYEWKILIKWGDPLDNNDGINYQNVFEKVSNYDVERQKYCFGYNNDFVGFFNFKDKTLLVVNHEYTNPELMFKDYFLRNQPTKEEVDFMIQAHGLSIVEIKKNKVGFFEYVKGSKFNRRITAETKALISGPAKGHKLLQTSYDPNGEFVYGTIANCSAGKTPWGTVLSCEENFHSYFGGDLENIDPEKMTDYKVVEIHQRYGVPDIKYHGYYGFYKYYDRFNVEKEPNEANRFGWVVEIDPLNPNRPPIKRTALGRFKHEAANTAIGKDGRVAVYMGDDERYEYLYKFVTKNKFDPNDREKNLNLLDEGTLYVAVLNDDFTGQWVEIASAYLENGKYIIKPNPKLPNVFQEDPALCFINTRKAADLLDATKMDRPEGVEYNHITKSVFTAMTYNEKRKASETNAANPRPENTMGHIIEIIEENHNPTSTKFNWRIALMCGDPKANSYNNKLFIYGQLAKSDVPPISAPDNIAIDKAGNVWIATDGNPGLDRLKSNDGVYVLNPFTKELKMFLSGVPNCEICGPEFSDDYKVFFCAIQHPGEGDLDATKWPYLNDNCPIPRPAVIQVKRKDGLEIYL, translated from the coding sequence ATGGATAACTACTTTGGAGACATTTTAGAAAAAGCCATATCAAGAAGAGATTTATTTAAGATTGGCGGGATATTAGGGCTTTCTGGACTGTTTAACATTGGATATTCTAAGGATATTCAAACATCTGTAAAAAACTATAAAAACCTATCTTTTATAACCATTTATCCTAATACAAAAGATGAAATAACAATTCCGGAAGGTTATGAATGGAAAATTTTAATCAAATGGGGAGACCCGTTAGATAACAACGATGGAATAAACTATCAGAATGTTTTTGAAAAAGTATCTAACTACGATGTTGAAAGGCAAAAGTACTGCTTTGGATACAATAATGATTTTGTAGGATTTTTTAACTTTAAAGATAAAACTCTTTTGGTTGTAAATCATGAGTACACTAACCCAGAACTTATGTTTAAGGATTACTTTCTAAGAAATCAGCCAACGAAAGAAGAAGTTGATTTTATGATTCAGGCCCATGGGCTTTCTATAGTTGAGATTAAAAAGAATAAAGTTGGATTTTTTGAGTATGTAAAAGGCTCTAAATTCAACAGAAGAATAACAGCAGAAACAAAAGCTTTAATATCCGGACCTGCGAAAGGACATAAACTTCTCCAAACATCTTACGACCCAAACGGCGAGTTTGTGTATGGAACTATTGCCAACTGCTCAGCAGGAAAAACTCCATGGGGAACGGTTTTATCCTGTGAAGAAAACTTCCATTCTTACTTTGGAGGAGATTTAGAAAACATAGACCCAGAAAAAATGACAGATTATAAAGTTGTTGAAATCCATCAAAGATACGGCGTTCCGGATATTAAATATCATGGTTATTACGGATTTTACAAATACTATGACAGGTTTAACGTTGAAAAAGAACCAAACGAAGCAAATAGATTTGGCTGGGTTGTGGAAATTGACCCATTAAACCCAAACAGACCACCGATTAAAAGAACAGCCCTTGGAAGGTTTAAGCATGAGGCGGCAAATACTGCTATCGGGAAAGATGGGAGAGTAGCAGTTTATATGGGAGATGATGAAAGATATGAGTATCTTTACAAATTTGTAACTAAAAACAAGTTTGACCCAAATGATAGAGAGAAAAATCTTAACCTGTTAGATGAAGGAACGCTATACGTGGCTGTGCTTAACGATGACTTTACAGGGCAATGGGTAGAAATTGCATCAGCTTACTTAGAAAATGGAAAGTATATAATAAAGCCAAATCCAAAGCTACCAAACGTATTCCAAGAAGACCCTGCTTTATGTTTCATTAACACAAGAAAGGCTGCTGATTTATTAGACGCTACAAAAATGGACAGACCGGAAGGCGTGGAGTATAACCATATTACTAAATCTGTTTTTACTGCCATGACTTACAATGAAAAAAGAAAAGCATCAGAAACAAACGCAGCAAACCCAAGACCAGAAAATACAATGGGACATATTATAGAAATCATTGAAGAAAATCATAATCCTACTTCAACAAAATTTAATTGGAGAATAGCTTTGATGTGTGGGGACCCAAAAGCAAACTCCTATAATAACAAGCTTTTTATCTACGGACAGCTTGCTAAGTCTGATGTTCCACCAATATCAGCACCGGATAACATAGCCATTGACAAAGCCGGCAATGTATGGATAGCAACTGACGGTAATCCTGGATTAGATAGACTAAAATCAAATGATGGTGTTTATGTGTTAAATCCATTTACAAAAGAGCTAAAGATGTTTTTATCAGGTGTGCCAAACTGTGAAATATGCGGTCCTGAATTTTCAGATGACTATAAAGTATTTTTTTGTGCAATCCAACATCCAGGAGAAGGAGATTTAGATGCTACAAAATGGCCATATCTAAACGACAACTGTCCAATCCCAAGACCAGCAGTTATACAAGTTAAAAGAAAAGATGGATTAGAGATTTATTTATAA
- a CDS encoding MotA/TolQ/ExbB proton channel family protein encodes MVEIKSAIFVLMFIVFVYGNFIIFQKFFMMKKSNGNTNPVDALHWAKDFKKGLWFLDFAATTSPLLGLLGTVIGLIIAFQELGKKGVSGAGEISAAIGLALVATAIGIALSLWFYLWFKFFNSKIQEKKEEIKSRILMEVLNEQA; translated from the coding sequence ATGGTTGAGATTAAATCAGCAATCTTCGTGCTAATGTTTATTGTTTTTGTGTATGGGAACTTTATCATATTTCAGAAATTTTTCATGATGAAAAAGTCAAACGGAAATACTAACCCGGTGGATGCCCTCCACTGGGCTAAAGATTTTAAAAAAGGATTATGGTTTTTAGATTTTGCAGCTACTACATCACCGCTACTTGGACTCTTAGGAACTGTAATAGGTCTTATCATAGCTTTCCAAGAGCTTGGTAAAAAAGGTGTATCGGGAGCCGGAGAAATAAGCGCCGCAATTGGATTAGCCCTTGTTGCTACTGCAATAGGTATAGCATTATCATTATGGTTTTATCTATGGTTCAAATTCTTTAATTCCAAAATCCAAGAAAAGAAAGAAGAGATTAAAAGCAGGATATTGATGGAGGTTTTGAATGAACAAGCATAA
- a CDS encoding integrase core domain-containing protein, with the protein MNRTLQDEFIMYYEDYELKDVYEFNKKMMEYMLWYNIERPHHSLNKKLPIAYFCDIINSRKSEFSQTGMTYTNS; encoded by the coding sequence ATGAATAGGACATTACAGGATGAATTTATCATGTACTACGAAGATTATGAATTAAAAGATGTTTATGAGTTTAATAAAAAAATGATGGAGTATATGCTATGGTATAACATAGAAAGACCTCATCATAGTTTAAACAAAAAATTACCTATTGCATACTTTTGTGATATTATAAATTCAAGAAAATCGGAATTTTCCCAAACTGGTATGACCTATACAAACTCTTGA
- a CDS encoding 2Fe-2S iron-sulfur cluster-binding protein: protein MDLVNIKIDGIEISVPKNTTVLEAAKKIYKLIPTFCYHEKLPIFGGCRMCLVYDVKAKRSIIACGSYVYDGMEIETENEKVKEDRKFILEMLFTRHPLDCPICDKAGECDLQNWGTYWGPQHNILPITPFEKIRPEEDWESDYLEYVSNRCVLCMKCVSVCDNINKSHSITQIERGFEILISPALKPMDTSTCEMCGLCVDICPVGAILFKPFKFNARPWLLKETYTHCSFCSLGCPVVIDHDDKKIHRIRSTAELEVCAKPYLGYDSFNANRLKYPKINNNYSSFDDALQEVVDLLNEKPSQTVIVVSPYLSNENLQKINEIASKSGVYITSTITLDLLPLLEGLGEYTPPSEEELKNAKKWIVVGNDITDTNPVITYYMNKKVIVISPQVERLKKLYPLIIDAEDKQIIEKLIENVDGCEIIVYSNYFYGEDAYRFGKKLKEIQSKVQSKILLIPPYPNGFGIINIVENLSYLPDIISKIESGEIKNIILFGEDIAEFLEEDKLKEILMILEKKVIFTPFEDGLALVCDVAIPLNTWTEEDGHYSFVRGIRKVKASIKSNINNNKTFEKILNQLKSGSKQNIAKFNYGKLPAYFNIEKQNIWDVSFFSRRSNNLTGWKMKNFETCQ from the coding sequence ATGGATTTAGTAAACATAAAGATCGATGGAATTGAAATTTCTGTGCCTAAGAATACAACCGTTTTGGAAGCTGCAAAAAAAATTTATAAATTGATTCCAACTTTCTGTTATCATGAAAAACTGCCAATCTTTGGCGGATGCAGAATGTGTTTGGTTTATGACGTTAAAGCAAAAAGAAGCATCATTGCATGCGGAAGTTATGTATATGACGGGATGGAAATAGAGACTGAGAATGAAAAAGTAAAAGAAGATAGAAAATTTATACTTGAAATGCTCTTTACAAGACATCCGCTTGACTGTCCAATATGCGATAAAGCCGGAGAATGTGATTTACAAAACTGGGGAACCTACTGGGGACCACAGCATAATATACTGCCTATAACACCTTTTGAAAAAATAAGACCAGAAGAAGATTGGGAAAGTGATTATCTTGAATATGTATCAAATAGATGTGTTTTATGTATGAAATGTGTAAGTGTTTGCGACAACATAAACAAATCTCATTCTATTACTCAAATAGAAAGAGGGTTTGAGATACTAATCTCACCAGCTTTAAAACCTATGGATACATCAACCTGTGAAATGTGTGGTCTTTGTGTAGATATATGTCCGGTTGGAGCTATTTTATTTAAGCCTTTTAAATTTAATGCAAGACCTTGGCTATTAAAAGAAACATACACTCATTGCAGTTTTTGCTCCCTTGGCTGTCCTGTTGTGATAGACCATGATGATAAAAAAATACACAGAATAAGAAGTACAGCAGAGCTTGAAGTATGTGCAAAGCCTTATCTTGGATATGACAGCTTTAATGCAAATAGATTAAAATATCCAAAAATAAATAACAATTATTCTTCATTTGATGATGCTTTACAGGAAGTTGTTGATCTTTTAAATGAAAAACCATCTCAAACTGTTATTGTTGTATCTCCTTATTTATCAAATGAGAATCTGCAAAAGATAAATGAAATTGCTTCTAAATCAGGAGTGTACATTACATCAACAATAACATTGGATTTACTGCCACTTTTAGAAGGATTGGGAGAGTATACTCCACCATCAGAAGAAGAGTTAAAAAATGCTAAAAAATGGATAGTAGTTGGAAATGATATCACAGATACAAATCCTGTAATTACATATTACATGAATAAAAAAGTTATTGTAATTTCTCCGCAGGTAGAAAGATTGAAAAAACTGTATCCACTTATAATTGATGCAGAAGATAAACAAATCATTGAAAAACTTATTGAAAATGTAGATGGCTGTGAGATTATAGTATATTCTAACTATTTCTACGGAGAAGATGCTTACAGATTTGGAAAAAAGCTAAAAGAAATTCAATCAAAAGTGCAAAGTAAAATCTTGTTGATTCCGCCTTATCCAAATGGTTTTGGAATAATAAACATTGTAGAAAATCTTAGCTACTTGCCGGATATCATTTCAAAAATTGAAAGCGGAGAAATCAAAAATATCATTCTTTTTGGTGAAGATATAGCAGAATTTTTAGAAGAAGATAAGTTAAAAGAGATTTTAATGATTTTAGAAAAGAAAGTAATATTTACTCCTTTTGAAGATGGGCTTGCATTGGTTTGCGATGTAGCTATTCCATTAAATACATGGACAGAGGAAGACGGACATTATAGCTTTGTAAGAGGTATAAGAAAGGTAAAAGCTTCAATCAAATCAAACATTAACAATAATAAAACTTTTGAAAAGATTTTAAATCAACTAAAATCCGGCAGCAAACAAAATATAGCAAAATTTAACTATGGAAAATTACCAGCTTATTTTAATATTGAAAAGCAAAATATTTGGGATGTTTCTTTCTTTTCAAGAAGGTCTAATAACTTGACCGGATGGAAGATGAAAAATTTTGAGACTTGTCAATAA
- a CDS encoding transposase codes for MCCGTDYEPRKKFLLENDDDNKANGYYERSLNTGSFKLNINVPRDRKGRFRPQILPDPYKRVNEDYINLLMSLVSNGYSESKIDSTLKSLGLNYSKQHMDKIKKELIERLEWL; via the coding sequence ATCTGTTGTGGAACTGATTATGAACCAAGAAAGAAATTTCTTCTTGAAAATGACGATGATAACAAAGCAAACGGGTATTATGAAAGAAGCCTAAATACTGGTTCTTTCAAGCTTAACATAAATGTCCCAAGAGATAGAAAGGGTAGATTTAGACCACAAATATTACCTGACCCTTACAAAAGAGTTAATGAAGATTACATAAACCTTCTTATGAGTTTAGTATCCAATGGATACTCAGAAAGCAAGATAGATTCTACATTAAAAAGCTTGGGCTTAAACTACTCAAAACAACATATGGATAAAATCAAAAAAGAGCTTATAGAAAGACTTGAGTGGCTTTAA
- a CDS encoding DDE-type integrase/transposase/recombinase → MLKEERKLNHEYARQRISINGRTGKLIVKEDKKKTKKDRYKDKKPTKPGELVQIDTKHEYVNGRKVYIFVAKDVKTRISFTFAYDRLNSKNAKDFLEKLIKAIPFEIKSIQTDNGSEFLGEFSKALKKKRYKTLF, encoded by the coding sequence ATGCTTAAAGAGGAAAGGAAGTTAAATCATGAGTACGCCAGGCAAAGAATCTCAATCAACGGAAGAACTGGAAAGCTAATAGTGAAAGAAGATAAAAAGAAAACAAAGAAAGATAGATATAAAGACAAAAAACCAACAAAACCAGGAGAATTGGTACAAATAGATACAAAGCATGAATATGTAAATGGTAGAAAAGTTTATATATTTGTAGCCAAGGATGTAAAAACAAGAATCTCTTTTACTTTTGCATATGACAGGCTAAACAGTAAAAACGCAAAGGACTTTTTAGAGAAATTAATAAAAGCAATACCATTTGAGATAAAAAGTATACAAACAGATAATGGGAGTGAATTCTTGGGTGAGTTTAGCAAGGCATTAAAGAAAAAAAGATATAAAACATTATTTTAA
- a CDS encoding GGDEF domain-containing protein → MNLDFDNREISQASSDEDHDFTLKTIANKTPFIYGDTNALEAYYIIIQNSTTNIIPVVDQDLRVIGQIQRIRYIENIYFGRFGYGIYLNAKRRIKDIMEQPDIIFDVNIKAEKVALKINNREEFRKHDDIIVVEDNKYYGTVKVHDLMELLTKRMLQLARDLNPLTGLPGNWALRKYIEERLKREGSFDVIYLDINNFKPYNDHYGFLLGDKVIFIIGEILKKIKTEFNNVKPFHLGGDDFIIVAPYEEGEKISRLIIDRFETFLPDLHEKDFEVGFYKSIDREGKVKNFPLLSISCAIVPVKENSIKNFAHLASVAAEIKHAAKSLAKSSGKSAIFANRRKI, encoded by the coding sequence GTGAATTTAGATTTTGACAACAGAGAAATTTCTCAAGCTTCCAGTGATGAGGATCATGATTTTACGCTTAAAACAATAGCTAATAAGACCCCTTTCATTTATGGAGATACAAATGCTTTGGAAGCTTACTACATTATTATTCAGAATAGTACAACTAATATTATCCCTGTTGTAGACCAAGATCTTAGAGTTATAGGACAGATACAAAGAATCAGGTACATAGAAAATATTTATTTCGGTAGGTTTGGTTACGGTATATATCTTAATGCTAAAAGGAGAATAAAAGATATCATGGAACAGCCCGATATAATTTTTGATGTAAATATTAAAGCAGAAAAAGTGGCATTAAAAATAAACAATAGAGAAGAATTTAGAAAACACGATGATATTATAGTCGTTGAAGATAATAAATATTATGGTACTGTTAAAGTTCATGACTTGATGGAGCTTTTAACTAAAAGAATGCTTCAATTAGCAAGGGATTTAAACCCTTTAACCGGTTTACCAGGGAACTGGGCTTTAAGAAAGTATATTGAAGAAAGACTAAAAAGGGAAGGTTCTTTTGATGTTATTTATTTAGATATTAATAATTTTAAGCCTTATAACGACCACTACGGGTTCTTGTTGGGCGATAAAGTAATTTTTATTATTGGTGAGATTTTAAAGAAAATAAAAACAGAATTTAATAATGTTAAACCTTTCCACCTTGGTGGAGATGATTTTATAATAGTTGCACCATACGAAGAAGGAGAGAAAATATCAAGGTTAATAATAGATAGATTTGAAACCTTTTTGCCAGACCTTCACGAAAAAGATTTTGAAGTAGGTTTTTATAAATCCATAGATAGAGAAGGAAAAGTAAAAAATTTTCCTCTACTATCTATAAGCTGTGCAATCGTCCCCGTAAAAGAAAATTCAATCAAAAATTTTGCACATTTAGCATCAGTGGCAGCAGAGATAAAACACGCAGCAAAATCTTTAGCTAAATCTTCTGGAAAATCTGCAATATTCGCTAACAGAAGAAAAATATAA
- a CDS encoding biopolymer transporter ExbD — MNKHKKLSLLYLLEEQENEKEEIQIIPMIDVMLFLLTFFILYTLNVLPMLYQNIKLPTSSTVEQNQINEPLKVYIDKEGNIKTEKFGTGLEALKQYLKTVKSPEEAIVILIPDKDATAQSLMIAIDTLKENKITKISIAGEKK; from the coding sequence ATGAACAAGCATAAAAAGCTTTCATTGCTTTACCTTCTTGAAGAGCAGGAAAACGAAAAGGAAGAAATTCAAATAATTCCTATGATAGACGTTATGCTATTTCTACTCACCTTTTTCATTCTTTATACTCTTAATGTACTGCCTATGTTGTATCAAAATATTAAACTCCCTACATCATCTACGGTAGAACAAAACCAAATTAACGAGCCTTTGAAAGTGTATATAGACAAAGAAGGAAATATTAAAACAGAAAAATTCGGAACGGGATTAGAAGCATTAAAGCAGTATCTTAAAACAGTTAAATCTCCGGAAGAAGCTATAGTTATTCTAATTCCAGACAAAGACGCAACAGCTCAATCTCTGATGATAGCAATAGACACTCTTAAAGAAAACAAAATAACAAAAATATCTATCGCCGGTGAAAAGAAATGA
- a CDS encoding TonB-dependent receptor encodes MKRKKALALFYAAMVSGSFVYAQETTLKVKVEDQTGLEKELPIEIKKNVPATETTVKKEEIQTRAGAGSVNIFKAIELTPSVNVQTDDAYGLSGGSVRIRGFDNTQIGVTIDDMPLNDSGNFALYPHEYADVENLETITITRGSVNKRSPFYTEIGGALKVRTAPPRSKFTNSFGLKFGSYNFKRAFYRLDTGYLFGNKSLPKIFFSYSHTEVDKWKGPGGAPQYRDHYTLGIAETIGILDYEFYYDRNVQLNYFYRPFTYAETKDGNIFRSRDYTNKLIPGNTANNTQYYEFYQNPYTNQQYRAIFNLNFTDKISLNFKPYMWIGRGSGTSATSSGSNVFFRESFNYTDRPGFTTELKVDLPYNSKFFLGYWYEYADLKQWQPSRLVNINSDGTYTLNNSTSFRYNYIQRTKTTTNTPYISFESKELLGKLDFNLGFRFASIKRKFNDYSTTGLPYYPEDGVYDDPRLTKNQTTSYEKTYKKTLPNIGLGFSVLDNLYLYASYAKNFRVPQNFLGTIPTSRSAQFVADQLKPEESDSYDLGARLTYDKFYIAPTAYIVRYKNRLIRVADPTDPNLLYIRNAGKVDAKGFELEVGANPMPKTNIYASFSYNEAKFKDDVFYDGNTKYDIKDNSVPDTPRYMVKLGSRFNLYDFKVSPSIQFIGSRYGNFTNTEKVDNYAIVNLSATRKIYKYFDLYMDVVNLTNQKYVGRISPGTASGTYYAGTPFTISFGINGRF; translated from the coding sequence GTGAAAAGAAAAAAGGCTTTAGCACTTTTTTATGCTGCTATGGTAAGTGGTAGTTTTGTTTATGCACAAGAAACAACTTTAAAAGTTAAAGTCGAAGACCAAACAGGTTTAGAAAAAGAGCTTCCGATTGAAATCAAGAAAAATGTACCGGCTACCGAAACAACAGTAAAAAAAGAAGAGATTCAAACAAGAGCCGGAGCTGGTTCGGTTAACATCTTTAAGGCTATTGAACTTACTCCATCTGTAAACGTTCAAACCGATGATGCATATGGACTTAGTGGTGGTAGTGTAAGAATAAGAGGTTTTGACAATACTCAAATTGGAGTAACTATTGATGACATGCCACTAAACGACTCAGGAAACTTTGCCCTTTATCCTCATGAGTATGCAGATGTGGAAAATCTTGAGACTATAACTATTACAAGAGGTTCTGTGAACAAAAGGTCTCCTTTCTATACAGAAATTGGCGGTGCTTTGAAGGTTAGAACTGCTCCACCAAGAAGTAAATTTACAAACTCATTTGGTCTAAAATTTGGTTCTTATAACTTTAAAAGAGCATTTTACAGATTAGACACAGGATATTTATTTGGAAATAAAAGCCTTCCAAAAATATTCTTCTCTTATTCTCATACAGAAGTTGATAAATGGAAAGGGCCTGGTGGTGCACCTCAGTACAGAGACCACTATACCTTAGGAATAGCAGAAACAATCGGAATTCTTGATTATGAATTTTACTATGACAGAAACGTTCAATTAAACTATTTCTACAGACCGTTTACATACGCAGAAACCAAAGACGGAAATATTTTTAGAAGTAGAGATTATACTAATAAATTAATCCCGGGTAATACTGCCAATAACACACAGTACTATGAATTCTACCAAAACCCTTATACAAACCAGCAATATAGAGCCATCTTTAATCTTAACTTTACAGATAAGATATCCCTTAATTTTAAGCCTTACATGTGGATTGGTAGAGGAAGCGGAACGAGTGCAACATCTTCTGGATCTAATGTTTTCTTTAGAGAATCTTTTAACTATACAGATAGACCAGGATTTACAACCGAGTTAAAGGTGGATTTACCGTATAATTCTAAATTTTTTTTAGGATACTGGTATGAATACGCAGACTTAAAACAATGGCAACCATCAAGATTGGTAAATATAAATTCAGATGGTACTTATACATTGAATAATTCTACATCTTTTAGATACAACTATATTCAAAGAACAAAGACAACAACAAATACTCCTTACATTTCATTTGAATCAAAAGAGCTTTTAGGTAAATTAGATTTTAACCTCGGTTTTAGATTTGCAAGCATTAAAAGAAAGTTTAACGATTATAGTACGACTGGACTGCCTTATTATCCAGAGGATGGTGTTTACGACGACCCAAGATTAACCAAAAATCAAACTACATCATACGAAAAAACATACAAAAAAACTTTACCTAACATTGGATTAGGATTTAGCGTTTTAGACAATCTATATCTTTATGCTTCTTATGCTAAGAACTTTAGAGTACCTCAGAATTTTTTGGGAACTATACCGACAAGCAGATCAGCGCAATTTGTAGCTGACCAACTAAAGCCTGAAGAGTCTGATAGCTATGATTTAGGTGCAAGATTAACTTACGATAAATTTTACATTGCTCCAACTGCTTATATTGTAAGATACAAAAACAGATTAATCAGAGTTGCTGACCCAACTGACCCAAATTTACTATACATTAGAAACGCCGGAAAAGTTGATGCTAAAGGGTTTGAGTTAGAAGTGGGAGCAAATCCTATGCCAAAAACTAACATTTACGCATCCTTCTCATACAACGAAGCCAAATTTAAAGACGATGTGTTTTATGATGGAAACACTAAATATGACATTAAAGACAACAGCGTTCCAGACACTCCAAGGTATATGGTCAAATTAGGTTCTCGTTTTAATCTATACGATTTTAAAGTCTCTCCAAGCATCCAGTTTATAGGTTCAAGATATGGTAATTTCACAAATACAGAAAAAGTTGATAACTACGCAATTGTAAACCTATCGGCTACAAGAAAGATTTATAAATACTTTGACCTTTACATGGACGTAGTCAACTTAACAAATCAAAAATACGTAGGTAGAATAAGTCCAGGGACAGCGTCAGGTACTTACTACGCAGGAACACCGTTCACTATATCTTTTGGAATCAACGGGAGGTTTTAA